A window of Pedobacter lusitanus contains these coding sequences:
- the hutH gene encoding histidine ammonia-lyase has product MHNSFFYGTDHLTSGICLAIAAGKTKGQINPQAAANIQSSFDEVQKIVRSQKPVYGVNTGFGPLCDTHISEKDTSLLQSNILKSHSVGVGKPIPLEIAKIMMITKVQALAKGFSGIAPQTLDRIIWHIDNDIIPFVPEKGSVGASGDLAPLSHLFLPLIGLGEVFIKGVKVPAAEMLETYGLKPIVLGPKEGLALINGTQFILAFAVKAVQRLSDALDLADISGAMSLEGLTGSTRPFDERLHNLRPYKGTKLVAHRLSAILEGSAIGTSHINCSRVQDPYSIRCMPQVHGASRNAWLHLKELTEIELNSVTDNPVIFNAEDTISGGNFHGQPLAMVLDYATVAAAELGNIADRRCYLMNEGKYDLPKLLIADAGLNSGLMIPQYTTAALVTENKTLCFPASADSVPTSLGQEDHVSMGSISGRKLHQVIDNLEFIQAIELLYASQAMEFRRPLKSTPVIEACHDLIRKHVPYIKEDRLFADDINQLHHLITNGSLLQTANETAISNHINLFNDDDFRIY; this is encoded by the coding sequence ATGCATAACTCATTTTTTTACGGAACTGATCATCTGACCAGTGGAATCTGTCTTGCTATTGCAGCAGGTAAAACAAAAGGTCAGATCAATCCTCAGGCAGCAGCTAATATTCAATCTTCATTTGACGAAGTTCAAAAAATTGTCCGCAGTCAGAAACCTGTTTATGGAGTCAATACCGGATTCGGACCTTTATGCGATACCCATATTTCAGAAAAAGACACTTCACTGCTGCAAAGTAATATTCTTAAAAGCCACAGTGTAGGCGTAGGCAAACCAATTCCTTTGGAAATTGCCAAAATCATGATGATTACCAAAGTTCAGGCACTGGCAAAAGGATTTTCAGGTATTGCTCCGCAAACACTGGATCGTATTATCTGGCATATCGATAATGATATCATTCCTTTTGTTCCTGAAAAAGGTTCTGTAGGTGCTTCCGGTGACCTTGCTCCCCTGTCTCACCTTTTCCTGCCATTAATTGGTTTAGGTGAAGTATTTATCAAAGGTGTGAAGGTTCCTGCAGCAGAAATGCTGGAAACTTATGGTTTAAAACCTATAGTACTAGGTCCGAAAGAAGGATTAGCCCTGATTAACGGTACCCAGTTTATTCTTGCTTTTGCAGTTAAAGCCGTACAGCGTTTAAGCGACGCACTGGATCTGGCTGATATCAGCGGAGCCATGTCTCTGGAAGGATTAACCGGCTCTACCCGTCCGTTTGATGAACGTTTACATAACTTAAGACCATATAAAGGTACCAAACTGGTAGCTCATCGCTTATCAGCCATACTGGAAGGATCAGCCATTGGCACCTCGCATATTAACTGCAGCCGTGTACAGGATCCTTATTCTATCCGCTGCATGCCACAGGTACACGGGGCTTCCCGTAATGCCTGGTTACATTTAAAAGAACTTACAGAAATTGAGCTGAATTCAGTAACGGATAACCCGGTTATTTTTAATGCTGAAGATACAATCAGCGGTGGAAACTTCCACGGACAGCCTTTAGCTATGGTTCTTGACTATGCTACTGTTGCAGCCGCAGAATTAGGAAATATTGCTGATCGCCGCTGCTACCTGATGAACGAAGGTAAATATGATTTACCTAAGCTTTTAATTGCTGATGCAGGATTAAACTCAGGGCTGATGATTCCTCAGTATACCACTGCAGCACTGGTAACAGAAAACAAAACTTTATGTTTCCCGGCAAGTGCCGATAGTGTACCTACTTCTCTGGGTCAGGAAGACCATGTTTCTATGGGTTCTATCAGTGGAAGAAAATTACACCAGGTAATTGATAACCTTGAATTTATTCAGGCCATTGAGCTTTTATATGCTTCACAGGCTATGGAATTCAGACGTCCTTTAAAATCAACTCCTGTCATTGAGGCCTGTCACGACTTAATCAGAAAACATGTGCCTTATATTAAAGAAGACCGCCTGTTCGCAGACGATATTAATCAATTACATCATTTGATAACCAACGGTTCATTATTGCAAACTGCTAATGAAACTGCTATTTCTAACCACATTAACCTATTCAACGATGACGACTTCAGAATTTATTAA
- a CDS encoding MarR family winged helix-turn-helix transcriptional regulator → MNYYQSLGYLVLGSRLKRLSELFLSEINKSYRAEGIVFETTWFPVFYLLSENKTLTIQELCEQIEVSHPAASQLVTNLKNKGLVISTTSPDDARKQLVTLSDEGNALLERILPVWDAITATMEEVAGGSPEGSAILDTLTKLEAAFKSVDIVKNIQNKIHHPVKSQSNA, encoded by the coding sequence ATGAATTACTATCAGTCATTAGGATATTTGGTTTTAGGCAGCCGGTTAAAACGGTTGAGTGAACTCTTTCTCTCAGAAATTAATAAGTCTTACCGTGCCGAAGGCATCGTATTTGAGACCACCTGGTTTCCGGTGTTTTATTTACTTTCTGAAAACAAAACACTGACCATTCAGGAATTATGTGAGCAGATCGAAGTTTCGCATCCTGCAGCCAGTCAACTGGTTACGAATCTAAAAAACAAAGGATTGGTTATCAGCACAACCAGTCCTGATGATGCCCGTAAACAACTGGTTACCCTGAGCGATGAAGGTAACGCACTTTTGGAGCGGATTTTACCAGTCTGGGATGCCATCACAGCCACTATGGAAGAAGTTGCAGGCGGCAGTCCTGAAGGCAGCGCCATATTAGATACACTGACTAAACTGGAAGCAGCTTTCAAATCAGTAGATATCGTTAAAAACATTCAAAATAAAATACATCACCCTGTTAAATCTCAATCAAATGCATAA